DNA from Aggregatimonas sangjinii:
TATAAATATACACAGACCTTTCGATTTTGCCCTAAAGTCCGCATTACGTTTAGGCATTATTACCCAACGTTTTTTTTCGTCCGAGTTAGCTTTTTCGTACGATTTATAAGTCCATCAGCATAACAGTTGCGTTTGAGTAAGTAGTCCATTCGTATGATGTTTTACTCAATGTTTTTTAGCATTTCATCTATTCGATTTTCAGCTTCTTTTTTTGATATTCCAGCATAGTAATCCTTTACAAAAGGATGGTCGAAATCTTGATGAGGAAAGATTTCAGGTCTATCATTTCCAGTTTTAGTCATAACATCACATGGAATTGAAGAAGTGTCTCCATATTGGGCGATATTGCTACATAACCAACCAAAATAACCAGTTTCGTGATTCGAATTATCATAGTTTTCTTGATAATCTAGATAGCTTTTTTCACTTAAAGAAACCCAAAGTCCATATTCTAGAGTTTCGCAAGCATCATATAGTTTTTGAGTAAGCGTTACTCTTATAAAGCGGTCAATTTGGTCTTCGTGATGAATTTCGCAAAAGTCCGTATCTAATTTTCCGATTTCCGATTTTTGTTTCTCTGAAAGGTAATGATAATTGGACGGTGCTTTAAAAGCTAATGCTGGCCATTCCGAATGTGCCTGACCACATTGAGAGCATTTAAATTCGGTTGTTTTATTTTTTTTCTTTCTCCAGAACATTTATTCACTTGGTATTGTTACAAAACCTGTCCAAATCATAAGTATATAAATTAAACACATTATTGATGCTCCTTTAAAAA
Protein-coding regions in this window:
- a CDS encoding DUF2199 domain-containing protein; translation: MFWRKKKNKTTEFKCSQCGQAHSEWPALAFKAPSNYHYLSEKQKSEIGKLDTDFCEIHHEDQIDRFIRVTLTQKLYDACETLEYGLWVSLSEKSYLDYQENYDNSNHETGYFGWLCSNIAQYGDTSSIPCDVMTKTGNDRPEIFPHQDFDHPFVKDYYAGISKKEAENRIDEMLKNIE